Proteins co-encoded in one Hyla sarda isolate aHylSar1 chromosome 4, aHylSar1.hap1, whole genome shotgun sequence genomic window:
- the LOC130368974 gene encoding histone H3.v1-like: MVGSNFSESEERVLICRFLEKGYDQTRSQIVKKDIVRSLMRELRRKHGGRHDRMAVLKKWSDLKRRHMDRVRQIRDQYHPGATLATVRPKRTRRQAEAEEEEEEEEEEGIILEEEEEGIILEEEEEGIILEEEEETQEQEEEQPGPSHMAQAIPPPPAAPQEGEEGNSSPLSSQDVAYTPNQEIAQQLKKEIKKIKKDHEKMRKDMMRMARKITGLEELINKLT; this comes from the exons CGTTTCCTTGAAAAGGGGTATGATCAGACCCGCTCCCAGATCGTGAAGAAGGACATTGTCCGCTCCCTAATGCGGGAGCTGAGGAGAAAACACGGCGGCAGACATGACCGCAtggcggtcttaaaaaaatggtcggACCTAAAGAGGCGACACATGGATCGGGTCCGACAAATACGGGACCAGTATCACCCAG GAGCTACTCTAGCCACGGTCCGTCCAAAGCGGACCAGGCGACAGGccgaggcagaggaggaggaggaggaggaggaggaggaggggatcatcctggaggaggaagaggaggggatcatcctggaggaggaagaggaggggatcatcctggaggaggaggaggagacacaggagcaggaggaggaacAGCCAGGGCCCTCCCACATGGCCCAAgccataccaccaccaccagcagcaccacaggagggagaggaggggaattCCTCCCCACTCTCCAGTCAAGATGTGGCCTACACTCCAAATCAGGAGA ttgcgcaacaattaaaaaaggaaataaaaaaaataaaaaaagaccatgAAAAAATGAGAAAGGACATGATGAGGATGGCGCGGAAAATAACGGGATTGGAGGAGTTGATTAATAAgttaacatag